In Leclercia pneumoniae, the genomic window CAAACGCTTCGTATTCAAGGTAGGTATCGTTACGGATCTGAGGTCCGAAGCGGGTGTGGTAGCTACCGACCACGTTTACGCTCTGGTGCCACCAGTCGGAGACATATTCAGGTTTATCGTTTTCCGCTGCGTTAACAGAGAAAGTGGTTGAGAGCGCCAGAACTGCGCCAGCTGCCAGTAATGTTTTTTTCATAATGATGCCACTGATTTGAAATCCCTTACGGGAGTGAAAAATGCGCGAATAGCGTTTCTAAATATTTCGTGTTTCTGCGAGCCTATTATAGGAATCCGTGCTCACAAAAATATGTGTTGTTTCACATATCTCTCACATACGTAATCGATTGCGTTCACGTTTGCGTACTTTAAACGGAGCGGATTGTACTGGCAAACATTTATGTTGCCAATCTTTGCGGAATTTAAATGAAAGCGGAACGTGGTTACGTTCCGCTGAAGAGATTACTGCGCGACGGGCTGGATATCGTGGATGCGGACAAAACCGAGCTGTTCTGGGGTAACGCCATTCAACTGCAGTGGGATATCCACATCGCTCGGGGCGAGTACGCTGGCCGGCGCATTAATCAGCTGGCTTTGCACATTCACCTCCTGGAAATTATCTGTGGTGCCCTGGATCTGGCCCCACTCCACGGTGCCGCTGAAAGCGGGTAAGGGATCGTTAGACTCGCCCTGAATGCGCAGCGTCGCACGGGTACCGTCAGCATTGGGCGCCACGTCGACCAACGACATTCGCAGCGTGCCGATCTGGCTTTTCAGCCGCGCCGGAGTGTTAGCGCCCGGTAGCAGATAAACACCGCTGGTCGATTTCACATTCAGCGCGTTCTGCTGGGTGATCTTTACGGTTTCTTGGTTGAGCTCGCTCATGGTTTGGTTTAGCGCGCTCACGCTCTGGTTCATCTGGCGAACTTCGCTTTGCTGTGCACAGGCGCTAAGGCTAAAGAGGCTCCCCACCAGGAGAATTTTCAGGTAACGTCTTGTCATTGCGTTTAATTCCTTGAAATAACGGATGGTGATAAGCGTAGCCAACGAAGCAAGGCAGGGTATAGATCCATTATCTCAAAAACGCTCTTCCTTTGTTGTCAGCCCAGTTCAGGGTAAAATGGAACTCAGTTAACCCGAAAGTCAGGACACCGTATGCATTGCCCATTCTGTCTCGCCGTGGATACCAAAGTAATCGACTCCCGTCTGGTGGGGGAAGGCTCCTCCGTACGCCGCCGCCGGCAATGCCTGGTATGCAACGAACGTTTTACTACCTTTGAAGTGGCAGAGCTGGTTATGCCGCGGGTAGTGAAAAGCAACGATATTCGCGAACCCTTCAATGAAGAGAAGCTGCGAAGTGGAATGCTGAAAGCGCTGGAAAAACGCCCCGTCAGCGCAGATGACGTCGAAACGGCACTTAACCACATCAAATCCCATCTGCGCGGTACCGGCGAGCGCGAAGTGCCGAGCAAGATGATCGGCAACCTGGTGATGGAGCAGCTGAAAAAGCTCGATAAAGTGGCCTATATCCGCTTCGCTTCTGTCTACCGCAGCTTCGAAGATATTAAAGAATTTGGCGAAGAGATCGCCCGCCTACAGGATTAAGCCCATGCAGGATGAAATGTACATGGCGCGAGCCTTAAAGCTGGCGCAGCGCGGACGTTTTACTACCCATCCCAATCCCAACGTTGGCTGTGTAATTGTGAAAGAGGGCGAAATCGTCGGAGAAGGTTTTCACTTTCGCGCCGGCGAGCCGCATGCCGAAGTACACGCCCTGCGGATGGCCGGCGAGAAGGCGCGTGGGGCGACGGCTTACGTGACGCTTGAGCCTTGCAGCCATCATGGGCGCACGCCACCCTGCTGTGAAGCGCTGATTAACGCAGGGGTGACGCGCGTGGTGGCAGCGATGCAGGATCCTAATCCGCAGGTAGCCGGCCGTGGATTGTTCCGCCTGCAGCAGGAAGGGATTGAGGTGAGTCATGGCCTGATGATGCAGGAAGCCGAAGCCATTAATAAAGGTTTCCTGAAGCGCATGCGGACGGGCTTTCCCTTTATTCAGTTAAAGCTCGGCGCCTCCCTTGATGGCCGTACGGCGATGGCCAACGGCGAGAGCCAGTGGATCACTTCTGCGCAATCAAGGCGCGATGTGCAACGTCTGCGCGCGCAAAGCCATGCTATTCTCACCACCAGTGACACCGTGCTGGCGGATAACCCGTCAATGACCGTGCGCTGGGACGAACTTTCTGCCGATACGCAGTCCTGCTATTCCCAGGATGACCTGCGTCAGCCGCTTCGCATCGTGCTGGACCGCCAAAACCGCGTCACGCCAGAGCATCGTATTGTCCAGCAACCAGGTGAAACGCTTTTTGTCCGCACCGGGGAAGATAGCCGCACATGGCCGGAGGGCGTTCGAACGCTGATTGTACCCGAGCATAATGGCCACCTCGATCTGGTGGTACTTATGATGCAGCTTGGCAGACAGCAGGTGAACAGCATCTGGGTTGAAGCAGGGCCGACCCTTGCTGGGGCGCTACTGCAGGCGGGGCTGGTGGATGAACTCATTGTTTACGTTGCCCCTAAACTGTTAGGCAACGACGCGCGTGGTCTGTTTGTCCTGCCGGGCCTTGAAAAACTGGCCGATGCACCGCAGCTTAAGTTCAGCGAGATACGCCCGGTTGGACCCGATATTTGCCTGCATTTAATTCCCGCGTAAGGCTTACTGAAATAGGGAAGCAGTACGCAAATTATTATGATAAAATCCGCCCCCCTGCGGGGCCAAATGAACCCGTTAAGGAAGAGTATGAACATTATTGAAGCCGCTGTTGCTACCCCGGACGCTCGCGTCGCCATCACCATTGCGCGTTTTAACAACTTCATCAACGACAGCCTGTTGGAAGGTGCGGTAGACGCACTGAAACGTATCGGTCAGGTGAAAGACGAAAATATTACCGTTGTCTGGGTTCCAGGCGCTTATGAACTGCCGCTGGCAGCAGGCGCGCTGGCGAAAACCGGCAAGTATGATGCGGTAATTGCGCTGGGTACGGTTATTCGTGGCGGTACCGCGCACTTTGAATATGTAGCAGGCGGTGCCAGCAATGGTCTGCTGCACGTTGCGCAGGATGCTGAAATTCCTGTCGCGTTTGGCGTGCTCACCACTGAAAGTATTGAACAAGCTATCGAACGCGCTGGCACCAAAGCCGGTAACAAAGGTGCAGAAGCTGCACTGACCGCGCTTGAAATGATTAATGTATTGAAAGCCATCAAGGCCTGATTTTTGTAAGGGGAATTCCGTGAAACCTGCTGCTCGTCGCCGCGCCCGTGAATGTGCCGTCCAGGCACTTTACTCCTGGCAGTTGTCCCAGAACGACATCGCTGATGTTGAATACCAGTTCCTGGCGGAACAAGACGTCAAAGGCGTTGATGTCCTGTACTTCCGTGAACTGCTGTCGGGAGTGGCGACTAATAGCGCGTATCTCGACGGACTGATGAAGCCATACCTGTCCCGTCTGCTCGAAGAGCTGGGCCAGGTTGAAAAAGCCGTACTGCGTATCGCCCTGTTCGAACTGTCTAAACGTGACGATGTGCCGTACAAAGTGGCCATCAACGAAGCGATCGAACTGGCGAAAACCTTCGGTGCTGAAGACAGCCATAAATTCGTCAATGGCGTGCTGGATAAAGCCGCTCCTGCGATCCGTCCCCACAAAAAGTGATCCGCAAACCGGAGTACTGTGCTGCCTTCGTGCGGTGTAGTCTCCGGTTTTTTCTTTTCTTAGCGAGGCATAACGTATGGCATGCGGCGAATTCTCCCTGATTGCCCGTTATTTTGACCGCGTCAGATCTTCTCGTCGTGATGTTGAAACCGGCATCGGTGACGACTGCGCACTGCTCAATATTCCGGGAAAACAGACGCTGGCCATCAGCACCGATACGCTGGTGTGTGGCAACCATTTTCTGGCGGACATCGATCCTGCCGATCTGGCGTACAAAGCGCTGGCGGTGAACGTCAGCGATCTGGCGGCGATGGGGGCCGACCCGGCGTGGTTAACGCTGGCGCTCACCCTGCCGAAGGTAGATGAAGCGTGGCTGGAAACGTTCAGCGATGCCCTTTTCGAGCAGCTTAACTACTACGATATGCAGCTGATTGGCGGCGATACCACAGCGGGCCCGCTGTCGATGACGCTGGCGATCCACGGCTATGTCCCGGCTGGACGGGCTCTGAAGCGCTCAGGCGCGAAGCCGGGAGACTGGATCTATGTGACCGGAACCCCTGGCGACAGTGCGGCCGGGCTGGCGATTTTACAAGATCGACTGGTGGTCGAAGAGGCTGCTGATGCCGACTACCTGATAAAGCGTCATCTGCGTCCGACGCCACGTATTCTTCATGGGCAGGCGCTACGGGATCGTGCCAGCGCGGCAATCGATCTCTCTGATGGCTTGATTTCCGATCTTGGCCACATACTTAAGGCCAGCGGCGTAGGAGCGCGTGTCGATCTCGATACCTTCCCGCTTTCGGCGCCGCTGCGCCGCCATGCTGAGCCTGAACAGGCTCTACGCTGGGCGCTCTCGGGGGGTGAAGACTACGAGCTGTGTTTCACCGTGCCTGAACTGAATCGCGGTACGCTGGACGTAGCGCTTGGCCATCTGGGCGTTCCATTTACCTGTATCGGCCAGATCCTGCCGGAAAGCGAAGGGATGCAGTTTTTGCGTGACGGAGAACCTGTCACGCTGGACTGGAAAGGCTACGATCACTTCGCGCAGTAAATAGTGTGTCCCCTCTCCTTGCGGGAGAGGGGGTTCGGGGTTATTTAAACCCCACGACCGGATGATGCTGATAGGGCGTCTCGAGTTC contains:
- a CDS encoding DUF3251 domain-containing protein — protein: MTRRYLKILLVGSLFSLSACAQQSEVRQMNQSVSALNQTMSELNQETVKITQQNALNVKSTSGVYLLPGANTPARLKSQIGTLRMSLVDVAPNADGTRATLRIQGESNDPLPAFSGTVEWGQIQGTTDNFQEVNVQSQLINAPASVLAPSDVDIPLQLNGVTPEQLGFVRIHDIQPVAQ
- the nrdR gene encoding transcriptional regulator NrdR gives rise to the protein MHCPFCLAVDTKVIDSRLVGEGSSVRRRRQCLVCNERFTTFEVAELVMPRVVKSNDIREPFNEEKLRSGMLKALEKRPVSADDVETALNHIKSHLRGTGEREVPSKMIGNLVMEQLKKLDKVAYIRFASVYRSFEDIKEFGEEIARLQD
- the ribD gene encoding bifunctional diaminohydroxyphosphoribosylaminopyrimidine deaminase/5-amino-6-(5-phosphoribosylamino)uracil reductase RibD, translating into MQDEMYMARALKLAQRGRFTTHPNPNVGCVIVKEGEIVGEGFHFRAGEPHAEVHALRMAGEKARGATAYVTLEPCSHHGRTPPCCEALINAGVTRVVAAMQDPNPQVAGRGLFRLQQEGIEVSHGLMMQEAEAINKGFLKRMRTGFPFIQLKLGASLDGRTAMANGESQWITSAQSRRDVQRLRAQSHAILTTSDTVLADNPSMTVRWDELSADTQSCYSQDDLRQPLRIVLDRQNRVTPEHRIVQQPGETLFVRTGEDSRTWPEGVRTLIVPEHNGHLDLVVLMMQLGRQQVNSIWVEAGPTLAGALLQAGLVDELIVYVAPKLLGNDARGLFVLPGLEKLADAPQLKFSEIRPVGPDICLHLIPA
- the ribH gene encoding 6,7-dimethyl-8-ribityllumazine synthase, yielding MNIIEAAVATPDARVAITIARFNNFINDSLLEGAVDALKRIGQVKDENITVVWVPGAYELPLAAGALAKTGKYDAVIALGTVIRGGTAHFEYVAGGASNGLLHVAQDAEIPVAFGVLTTESIEQAIERAGTKAGNKGAEAALTALEMINVLKAIKA
- the nusB gene encoding transcription antitermination factor NusB, translating into MKPAARRRARECAVQALYSWQLSQNDIADVEYQFLAEQDVKGVDVLYFRELLSGVATNSAYLDGLMKPYLSRLLEELGQVEKAVLRIALFELSKRDDVPYKVAINEAIELAKTFGAEDSHKFVNGVLDKAAPAIRPHKK
- the thiL gene encoding thiamine-phosphate kinase, with translation MACGEFSLIARYFDRVRSSRRDVETGIGDDCALLNIPGKQTLAISTDTLVCGNHFLADIDPADLAYKALAVNVSDLAAMGADPAWLTLALTLPKVDEAWLETFSDALFEQLNYYDMQLIGGDTTAGPLSMTLAIHGYVPAGRALKRSGAKPGDWIYVTGTPGDSAAGLAILQDRLVVEEAADADYLIKRHLRPTPRILHGQALRDRASAAIDLSDGLISDLGHILKASGVGARVDLDTFPLSAPLRRHAEPEQALRWALSGGEDYELCFTVPELNRGTLDVALGHLGVPFTCIGQILPESEGMQFLRDGEPVTLDWKGYDHFAQ